From the Glycine max cultivar Williams 82 chromosome 11, Glycine_max_v4.0, whole genome shotgun sequence genome, the window GCCACCTGGTTGTAGTTTCTCACTTTTGAGATAAGAAACAGAGTTTGCAAGCCGTGTtaaaatttctcttatacaTATTGGTTTTGTACTTTCTAGCAAACGGTATTATGATATACTATGATCTCTCAACAAAATCATTTACGAATTCTCAACCGGTTGGTTGGTTTGTGCACTAATTGCTTTTTGGTCTTTGGCAAGCAAGAAGAAATATGAGAAGTGCATGATTATCTTTGTCTAAGTAATGCCTCCGTGGGTTATTTTTCCAAGAATAACAAGAAGATGTCATGCTCCATCTGTAGCCAGAAAGGATAAATGTAAGTGACTCGTACTCTATTATGTTTGGTAAAAAATTTGACGAGTTTATAAGTTTTTCTGACTAATTTATAaacttatttgattaaaataaatttgtttgaaatatgagtttattttaatagtttatttttttataaattattttaaatagtttattttgatgagtaatttgaaatagtttataaaaaataagttaactataagttattaaatttatttaattattctcaattttatctttattttttttaaatttcattttattctttaattcaaTTCACtctatataattttatgtttttacatATTGTCAATCACTGTATCATTCCTtattaaaaattctttaaattatattaactttatagttattgttaaattattcttctaaaattatattacttaattcttttttacatgatttttattttatcaactcaattcataaaaacaaaatttctttttttaataaccaaACCTATACACATTTGAATATGTCATTTgatatttatcaattaattttattaaatacttttatcaATTAACTTATAAGTTCTTagctagttttaattttttaactcgatcttttaacttatttataagtttttataagTCAATTTGATCAAATATAACCTTGGTCTCGCAAGGTAATAGGGAAAATATCCTGAAACCTCAGTTTGTCCTCTTGcgtaataaaatcattttcaaagcTTGATCACATATATATTCGCCATGCatatatcataattattttttaaatgccatttttttaattaagaataagCCAAAAATTTACTTCCATGTCCAATTCATTTATTCTCTCCatcatgataaaattataaaacataattctggaagaagaaaaaacctcAGTTAAAATTATCGAACAAATTTTCTGGCTGTGATAGGTTAATCTAAGTCTTTATCTCGCGTGTTCAGCTACAATTATTTGGATTATATACATACTCCACGATGAAAAACGACACACcgtaaaatacttaaatttcaaGAAAAGAGGGTGATAATATATCGGAAATTCAACACTTATATAGATGGCCTATTATAAATAATTCCATCACCTATTGAGAATATGTTTAATATCTTtagtttaattagaaaaaaataatttaatttcttttaagaatttgttgtttgttttaaatcttTAGAATATTTTAGAcgattttattcataaaaaaggtAGTAGCGTGATTATATATTGACGTGTGGGTGGAGGAAGGCATATATATGAAACCAATTTCATCCAATTTTTACATACAAATACAAAAACGGCTAGTGTACGTGGAATGAGGCTTATAATACCCTATATTGCTTTTCTTCACATACGCTGGCAGATAAAGTTTCGGAACTGCAGTGCCCTCTAAACACagtcatcaaaacaccaacactataattattaaaagacattttttactCAGACTGCCCAAACACAGAAAATCCTACATTTAGATTGGTGAACCCTCCATCTAACACAAGATTGTGACCACTAACATACTTTGACTCATCACCTGCCAAATATAGAGCAGCTTCGGCCACATCGTTTGGCACAAGATGAACACCTTTTAGGTTGGAATAAATCTCACCATTTCGGTCTTCATCAAGATTGAAACATTTCTTAGTCAATGGTGTGGCAACCACATAAGGGGACAAGCAATTTACCCTAATACCAAACTGTCCAAGCTCCACCGCAGTGTTTTTCATCAGTCCAATTAGTGCGTGCTTTGAACTTGTGTAGGCATGTGAAGCCCCTCCACTAAAGGTTCCAGCAACACTAGCAGTGTTAATTATGCTTCCCCTTTTAGCAGGAATCATAACCCTAGCAGCGTGCTTTGTTCCCAGAAAAGGACCAACCAAGTTCACACTTATCACTCTCTCAAAATCAAACTTGCTGTTGTCAAGTATGCTTGTTTTTATCTCATCAATTATGCCAGCATTATTAAACATGATATCTAGATTGCCATACTTGGAAATCGCTGTGTTAACGGCGTTTTGAACGTCGTTTTCGTTTGTGACATCGCAATGGACATAGGAAGCGGATTCCAAGTGTTTGCAAAGAGAGAGACCCAAATCGTCTTGAATATCAGCTATCACAACGTGTGCTCCATGCTTAGAGAAGAGTCTTGCAGTGGCCTCACCTATACCGCTAGCACCACCACTGATAAGAGCCACTTTCCCTTCAAGCCTTATAAATATTTGGGTATGACATGTTAGGTTAGCAAGAAGACAGCTGTCACAGTTCTATAATTTTATCTAAGACAATTGGTATTTGTTAACGTATATAATCCTTTATTTTAGTATGAATGCATTAGATAAAATTTGTTAAGCTACTCATACTAAAAAAGAAATGTGTATGTAACaaatattagtttatttatttttagtatgaATGTGTTAAAGTTATAATTAtagatattttcttaaaatatactaaAGTGTCAAAGTATGTGTGAAAAAAATGAGGTGAAGTTACAATTCCTTACCTTCTATCAAGAACCGAGACAGTAGAAATACTTGCCATGAGTGAGCTTTTCAGGATATATAATATAGCCAACGAGAGATGTTTTAGAGTGTTAAACGTAATTGCTTAATTATGTGATCGTGAAGGATGTACCATAATCTGAAGTTTGCCTTGGTCTTATATAGAGTTAGCTTTACGGCTTTACCTCCCATGCAACAGACGTAGACCACTTTTGTTGCGGAAAATGAAAACGAAATCATTTACGAATTCTCGAACCAGTTGGTTGGTGTGTGCACTAATTGCTTTTTCGTCTTTGGCaagcaagaaaaataaatctcaaGTGCATGATTATCATTTTCACGTAATAATATATACATTCATCAAATATGCTTCCATGAAGAATAGCCACAGTAAACTTTAATGAGGGGCTCCGGCAAATTAAGTGTAGCCAGAAGAGGATAAATGTAATTAAGTGATCAAGATCAATGTGCATAGTGCACGCACTTgccctaattaatttgacaaggtgatagaaaaaaagtaaaaccatACTTATATGTGTCCTCTTGCATAATATCATAAGATGTGagacctataaaaaaaatattttcaataaatttcaatgtGAAGCACCGGAATGTTCATGTGAGGTGGGAGAGTATATGGGAGAGGTGAGTAGGCCTATAAAAGCACCATTGATAGGTGAAGGAAAAACTATTTTCTCATTATTCTTAATTCTAcaactaaaaaagataaaaataataattttgattctttattcATACTATGGAGGgatgtaatatatttataacgatcacattcaaacaaaaatttaaaaactttattcTAGAACCTACCTAAATGagatatttatctattattataaaaagtaaaacacaAAATATCAATATTAGGCACTTAATTATTCCGGTggaaaagttaatttaatttcttaacgtTTGgtgaacaaagaaaaataaccgACTAGAGGATAAATGAAAGTGACTCATGCTCAATGCGCACACGCACATGCACTAATTAGCCTAATTTGTTTGGCAGAGTGATAGGATAAAACTCCAAACTCAGTTTTATTTTAACACGGTGAtgtgtttgaattttgaaagatTGCTTTGGAACTTAGTCACATTTCATTTTCCAGGTGTGTCCCACGGTTTATATATACCTACCCTAGATCATATTACAAAACGCATGCACGTGGTGGAACCtacaaaaagtatttttatcaCGCAACatgattacattatttttttataattataaattagaatcCGTCTCATTGTTTATCCAAAAGTTTTAGTTTTCACTATTGTTGTTGCATTGTGTTACTCCTCCATAGTTAGgtgtttttgttaaataatgtttatagtatattatcttttatatttttatacttttaggtGTTTTTCATTATCTAATACTAGcatgaaaaacactttttatgaCGTTACTTTTACTTTTACGTCGGTTAATCAAAAACCGACTTAGAAAGAAcacaatgatatttttgtaaatatatacaATAGTTTTATgatggtttttcaaaaactgtcttagaatattgttattctaagacgattttgtgAAACCGTCTTAAAAGATTGTCATTCGAAGACAGTTTTTATAAAACTGGCttagaatattttatattatttttaattcatttctccCTCCACGCTCTTGTGCTCTCACTCTTCGACTTCCCATtcgactctctctctctaaggTTCCCAAGCCACCACCTTAGCGCCACTCTAGGCTCTGCCTTTACTCTCTCTCGCATGCCCTCTCCCTTCCTTGAAGACATCCTACTAAGGAAGATGTCGATCTCTTTGACGTTACCGCCAAAGCTTCCCTCTCCCACAACAAGGGTGCCGATTGGGCCTCCGCTTTCGGCTTCGTTCAAGATTGCTACCTCCGTGCCATCGCTGCCAATACTCATTACCATTGTTAGTACAAATGTGTTTCAGCTTGTTGAGTGATTGTCTCTCAACTAAGACATGAAACTCCTTGAACTTCTCAAGAACTTGGTCTTTTGTCTTCAAAACATAGACCCAAAGTTTCCTAGAACAGACATCAATGAAGGTAACAAAATAAAGTGCACCACTAAAGGATTTCACCTTCAAAGGGACGCAAACATCTGAATGCACCAATTCAAGTGATTCAAATTTTCTGGAGGGAGGATGCTTCTTGAAGGATACTCTGGTTTGCTTACCAACCATGCAATGAGAACATTTCTCCAAATCTACATTTATCAATCTTGAAAGCATATCCTTTTTGGCTAAAAAATTCAGCCCCTTCTCACTGATATGACTAAGCCTTCGATGCCACAAAGATGCCTCTATATCCATAGCATTCACACTGTCTCTAGCAACCAAAGCTTTCATCCAATacaactttgaaattttctcCCCTTGGCCATAACCAGGTTACCCTTGGTGAGTTTCCACTTTCCATAACCAAAGTGGTTATCATAACCAACATCATCAAGTACATGcacaaagattaaattaaagcGGACATCTGGAACCTGTTTCACTCCTCTAAGTAGCAACTACATTCCCATGTtggtttgcaaaaaaaaaacatcaccaACACTAATCACCTTGGACATGCCATCATTACCCATCTTCAAGACTCCAAAATCACCTAGAGTGTAAGATGTGAAGAACTCCTTCCTCGTTGTAACATGCAATGTAGCACCACTATCAATTATCCACATGCTCTCATCAGATACATGATTAAGCGAATCAAGGTCATGGAGAATAACAAGATCATCACCGATAACAGTAGTCACACAATCATCATCATGATCCTTCTCTTTTGGCTTACCCTTCTTGTCTTTATTCTCCTTCTTCCATAGAAAAAAATTCCTCTAGATATGCCTCGTTCTGTAACAATAATGACACTCAATATTCTTGTACCGAGACCTGGACTTGTTTCTACTCTTATCTCTATCACCCTTCATATGTGCCTCCAACATTTCAAGCAAGTAGAAAAACAGTCCCTTAACCTAGAGCTCTAATACCACTCTGATGGGGAAATAGGCCAACACAATAACAAACTCTATAATAGAGTAATAGGCAGCAGAAATAAATTCTCCCCAACTTGCAAGAACCTGTGAGGAGCACCAATGAAGTATAGAGcacaaaatagaaattaaagaaagcaGAGACACAATTTGTTTAACGTGGAAAACCCCTCAATGCAAGGGTAAAAACCACGGGTCATCGAGATCAAAGAAATAATTTCACTATAATCAATGAAGATACAAGAGAGTCTCCAACAAGTGCActaaaatatgatataaataGCCAAATCAAAATAGACCCTTAATTGGTATAATAGAGACAAGAAGATGAAACTCTAAAATATAGAGCATAAAATACGAAACACTTATCTCTCTCCCCAGATATTTATTTCATGATCAAACCGTACAATTTGAAAAATCACATGTGTAGAACCTGCTGTCCAAAAATCTGCCTGATCTAACGGTGAACAAATTCGCAGTTGCAATCTGAAAAACATTTTCTGATGGATATGCAAAAATCACAatgatttttcctcttttttctctctcaatgaTTTGTAACTATTTTTCCCTTTCAAATGAGGCACACTCTCtctttgtctctctctctctaatctGACCCCTCTCCACTTAAATAAGTGAGACAAAACGGGACTTCTCATTTAGGTTTGTACTCCTCATAGGAAATGAGCCCACAAAACCGAACAAGAACATGTAGCTTAGTCACCATTTTCAGAAGAGGAATGGTTTAGTCAACGTGTggcttaatattattttttaaattaatgaatatatttgtattatgaAGGAAAAGGTTGGAGTGATATATAGTTCCTCAACACTGGACTTCAGCAAGAATTAAGTTCTGCTACAACAGTGGAGGGCCTTTCTAAGATAGTTCTGGAAAGCTCATTGGGATAAATACAAGCATATATTCCCCATCTCGTGCATCCTTTGGTGTTGGATTTTGTATTCATGTGGACACTGAGTTTTTACTTTGACCTGTTTTTAAACTATGTGTCTTGAAGAAACAACTTTCCATGGAAACACAAACTTGTTTTTCATATCCTTTAAAATGTGTATAAAATCGCTAATATGTTTGTTGCTTTATATATTCAAGTAAATGGTATTGTTGACCAGTTGGTAAAGTTTGGGAAGGTTACAAGACCTATTTAGGGATTAAATTTGCTCCTAATCAGTCTGTGGAGCAGCTAGGAGTAAGTGCAGTGGTTGTCTTACATGCTCCTGCCAATGGTCCTGCTAGGAACACagttttttgttatattattttttataaaataggaaATTTATAACATGTAGAAATTCATTTGCATATGGGAGTCCACGTAACTGTACCAAATAGTGGCATAGATTTGACGTTGCCATAAACTTAGCCTCTTTAATACCACTAAAGCTAGTCACaaaaattgttgatacattTAAGGTTAATTGGCAATGTTATTAAAAGGTAATTGTTGTTACTCATTGGATTGCTTCATCTTCATTTACTTGATTATCATTTTCAATGGAGCTAGTTAAATATGTGTTTTGAGAACCATAGTGTTAGAAGGAGAAACTGAGAGTTGGTTAGAAGTTTTGGTTAGGAAGAAACAAgttaaacacacacaaaaaaaaaatagaagcttCACTGGCCCAGGAATGGGGATCCTAATTCAAAGTTATTTGTTAGAATGTGTTTAGGTAGTTGGAGGAAGagcttaataaaaatattgggGCCGAAGAATGTTGGCATCCATGGGGATATTTACATCATTTCTCTTGATATGACAGGTTGGCTGGAAAGGCCTTTTAAGGAGGAAGAAATTTATATGATGCTTTTATCATGTATAATATGTTGGCCTAAATTTGTTTAATAGTAGGATCTTCAATTGATATGGTTGTCAAACAATAACCAAGGGTTTATACATTCATTTCAATTGATAAGGTTGTCAAAGAATCACTATGATTAGTAATTCTGAATTAATTTTGTAAGTGGTAATATTAATGGGTTTACTGCTATAGGTGGCCAATTCAGTTGGTCTGATGTCTATAGAGAAGCAAAACAACTTGCTGATGTGCTTGCCAAATTTGGGATTTTCATTGAGGGACAGGacataattattgattggttaccttcatttttttctagCTTTGATTTCGCTGAAGttgttggtattttttttcACGTGGTTATTAATAAAGTTGCTTCTCTTAAACTGTTTTAACCCTAAGTttgcccaaa encodes:
- the LOC100777055 gene encoding secoisolariciresinol dehydrogenase-like: MASISTVSVLDRRLEGKVALISGGASGIGEATARLFSKHGAHVVIADIQDDLGLSLCKHLESASYVHCDVTNENDVQNAVNTAISKYGNLDIMFNNAGIIDEIKTSILDNSKFDFERVISVNLVGPFLGTKHAARVMIPAKRGSIINTASVAGTFSGGASHAYTSSKHALIGLMKNTAVELGQFGIRVNCLSPYVVATPLTKKCFNLDEDRNGEIYSNLKGVHLVPNDVAEAALYLAGDESKYVSGHNLVLDGGFTNLNVGFSVFGQSE